In a genomic window of Wyeomyia smithii strain HCP4-BCI-WySm-NY-G18 chromosome 1, ASM2978416v1, whole genome shotgun sequence:
- the LOC129718510 gene encoding uncharacterized protein LOC129718510 — protein MLESKFSNTRKMFQNLMPRQRNKRGLLNFVGSAIKQVTGNLDNDDLIEISKTLKALEIDDKILINENNEQARINTQLQDRLNKFIEQFEFDHNLIRKNLIAAKSNSGIDKTIKLLREILKINIQLDNLESHLKLIFESIQLAKLNTIPRDILSPDELSIILDHFTNHKIIIDSIDQVYQFLNLSAFYNHTKIVFIVEIPLLDELAYRTLLLEPLIVKNKTLKLPAHTAITNDQQFYFIIEECQRVGHNQICHPENLNNFTLDGCFPYLLKGIPANCSIKEVSLPSEIKSITDNHLIAKQINSQEIATTCGMRNRTLSGTFLIEYHNCTIIINGLEFTNKEWYKVEPLLVVPMDGLEIQTIDIEPQISFEKLHFINRHHLETLNSKTNVTAFTSISLSSISLIIATIAIFFLISRKFSNHWNHHNKKPSSGHRVEFTANEDVSIFKEGQVTDESSQISRLQELEREVHRLEEPLATLFHSK, from the coding sequence ATGTTGGAATCAAAGTTTAGCAATACTCGCAAgatgtttcaaaatttaatgCCAAGGCAAAGAAACAAGAGAGGGTTGCTCAACTTTGTAGGATCAGCCATAAAGCAGGTAACCGGAAATCTCGATAATGACGATCtaatagaaatatcaaaaactctCAAAGCTCTAGAAATCGATGACAAAATTTTAATTAACGAAAATAACGAGCAAGCTAGGATTAACACCCAACTTCAGGACAGGTTAAACAAGTTTATAGAACAGTTTGAATTTGATCACAACCTTATCAGGAAAAATCTTATAGCAGCTAAGTCAAATTCAGGAATCGACAAAACAATTAAACTACTGagagaaatattgaaaattaatatCCAGCTAGATAATTTAGAATCTCACCTGAAGCTTATTTTCGAATCAATCCAACTAGCTAAACTAAATACCATACCAAGAGACATCCTTTCCCCCGACGAGTTGAGCATAATATTAGATCATTTTACCAACCATAAAATTATCATAGATAGCATTGATCAGGTTTATCAATTCCTTAATCTCAGCGCATTTTATAATCacacaaaaattgttttcatagtAGAAATTCCCTTACTAGATGAACTTGCTTATAGAACGCTGCTATTAGAGCCATTAAtagtcaaaaataaaacacttaagctACCCGCTCACACAGCAATCACCAATGACCAACAATTCTACTTCATCATCGAGGAGTGCCAACGAGTCGGCCATAACCAAATCTGCCacccagaaaatttgaacaatttCACCTTAGATGGTTGCTTTCCATACTTGCTAAAAGGAATCCCTGCGAACTGCTCGATCAAGGAAGTAAGTCTACCCTCAGAAATCAAGTCTATAACCGATAATCacttgattgcaaaacaaataaacagtCAAGAGATAGCAACCACTTGCGGGATGCGGAATCGAACCCTCTCGGGAACATTCCTAATCGAATACCACAATTGTACCATAATTATAAATGGGTTGGAATTTACCAACAAAGAATGGTACAAGGTAGAGCCATTATTGGTCGTTCCCATGGATGGTTTAGAAATCCAAACTATTGATATAGAGCCtcaaataagttttgaaaaacttcatttcattAACAGGCATCATTTGGAGACATTAAATTCTAAAACCAACGTAACCGCCTTTACTTCCATATCTTTGTCGAGCATAAGCCTGATAATCGCAACAATCGCTATATTTTTCTTAATAAGCAGGAAATTTAGCAACCACTGGAACCATCACAACAAGAAGCCCTCATCCGGTCACAGAGTTGAATTCACTGCAAACGAGGACGTTTCGATCTTCAAGGAGGGGCAAGTTACAGACGAATCCTCCCAGATCAGCAGATTGCAAGAACTGGAACGCGAAGTCCACCGACTCGAGGAACCACTCGCCACATTATTTCATTCGAAGTGA